Proteins from a genomic interval of Fusarium oxysporum Fo47 chromosome I, complete sequence:
- a CDS encoding protein phosphatase methylesterase 1, with product MSDLQRAWAKAKYSISNDTFDEVDEEHENDVLPELPEPVDDDSSSASSASSVSSTGTIIPSPNQKLFARPQGVARGRTLEQIPWTTYFERELSLKSEQEPEVVYHAYLTSPVGKGPLFVMHHGAGSSGLSFAVVASEIKKRLSTAGILAIDCRGHGSTNAPGDKALDMRLDTLSSDLFSMVQLTKNEMAWSEMPPIVLVGHSLGGAVVTDLAKSGRLGTSVLGYAVLDVVEGSAIDALQSMHTYLSTRPLGFATLQAGIEWHIRSRTIRNSISARTSVPALLVFNENDDPTRPWRWRTNLGATQPYWEGWFIGLSKKFLGAKGGKLLLLAGTDRLDTELTIGQMQGKYALQVFPEAGHFIHEDLPEKTAVSLVDFFRRNDRSALVLPPKVSDLLKQGKRV from the exons ATGAGCGACCTGCAGCGAGCATGGGCCAAGGCCAAGTACAGCATATCTAACGATACATTTGACGAGGTCGACGAGGAGCACGAGAATGATGTACTCCCTGAGTTGCCGGAGCCTGTCGACGATGACTCTTCCTCAGCCTCGTCCGCCTCGTCCGTCTCCTCGACAGGAACCATCATACCATCGCCCAACCAGAAGCTGTTCGCTCGACCTCAAGG AGTCGCCCGCGGCAGGACCCTGGAGCAGATCCCCTGGACAACCTATTTTGAGCGCGAATTGTCTCTGAAGTCAGAGCAGGAACCGGAAGTAGTCTATCATGCCTACCTCACTTCACCGGTCGGGAAAGGACCACTGTTTGTGATGCACCATGGTGCAGGATCATCAGGGTTGTCGTTCGCCGTTGTTGCTTCCGAAATAAAGAAGCGGTTGTCAACAGCAGGTATCCTGGCCATTGACTGTAGAGGTCACGGGTCCACAAATGCACCAGGCGACAAGGCACTGGACATGAGACTGGACACTCTATCTTCGGATCTGTTCAGTATGGTGCAGCTCACAAAGAATGAGATGGCCTGGTCAGAGATGCCCCCGATAGTGCTCGTGGGACACTCCTTGGGCGGAGCAGTTGTTACTGACCTGGCCAAGTCCGGTAGGCTAGGAACGTCAGTTTTAGGGTATGCTGTGTTGGATGTTGTGGAAGGCTCCGCTATTGATGCTCTACAAAGCATGCACACCTACTTGTCTACGAGACCACTGGGCTTTGCAACTCTGCAAGCAGGTATCGAATGGCACATTCGATCTCGGACGATACGAAACTCCATTTCTGCTCGGACATCTGTTCCTGCGCTACTCGTCTTTAACGAGAACGACGACCCGACAAGGCCGTGGCGATGGCGGACCAACTTGGGCGCAACACAGCCTTACTGGGAAGGTTGGTTTATAGGGTTGAGCAAGAAGTTCTTGGGAGCGAAGGGAGGAAAACTCCTACTGCTCGCTGGTACTGACAGACTGGACACCGAGTTGACCATCGGTCAAATGCAGG GGAAATATGCCTTGCAAGTGTTCCCTGAGGCCGGTCACTTCATCCACGAAGATTTACCGGAGAAGACAGCCGTTTCGCTGGTCGACTTTTTTCGCAGAAACGACAGGAGTGCTCTCGTACTTCCTCCCAAGGTTTCGGATCTTCTCAAACAGGGCAAAAGAGTATGA